In Dasypus novemcinctus isolate mDasNov1 chromosome 10, mDasNov1.1.hap2, whole genome shotgun sequence, one DNA window encodes the following:
- the CD59 gene encoding CD59 glycoprotein, translated as MGSKGRLVVLGLLLVLAVLCHSGSSLQCYSCLSVPSKCNMASNCSINLDACLWVKAGPRNYYQCWKFSDCNFKFLSQALGEKELSYECCQRNLCNGHGGLTLPGKTFLLVASLLATWNVYL; from the exons ATGGGAAGCAAAGGCAGGTTAGTCGTGCTTGGGCTCCTGCTTGTCCTGGCTGTCCTCTGCCATTCAG GTTCTAGCCTACAGTGCTACAGCTGTCTTTCAGTACCTTCTAAGTGCAACATGGCCTCCAATTGCTCAATTAATTTGGATGCTTGTCTCTGGGTAAAAGCAG GTCCAAGAAATTATTACCAGTGTTGGAAGTTTTCAGATTGCAATTTCAAGTTCCTTtcacaagccctgggagagaaggagcTGTCGTACGAATGCTGCCAGAGGAACTTATGTAACGGTCACGGTGGGCTGACCTTGCCGGGGAAAACGTTTCTGCTGGTGGCCTCTCTGCTGGCAACCTGGAATGTCTATCTCTAA